A window from Streptomyces sp. NBC_00335 encodes these proteins:
- a CDS encoding Rieske (2Fe-2S) protein, which yields MSASQSAARRTVLKGAAAIVGAVGGGAALTACSTETNSGSGSPAVPAELGAATEVPVGGAKLFREKKLVVSCAEAGQYKAFSAQCTHSGCVLDKIVEGEGNCPCHGSRFDVTTGKVLRGPATDPLPEVPVKVEAGKLVAG from the coding sequence ATGTCCGCCTCGCAGTCCGCCGCCCGCCGTACCGTCCTCAAGGGCGCCGCCGCGATCGTCGGAGCCGTCGGCGGCGGCGCTGCGCTCACGGCCTGCTCCACCGAGACCAACAGCGGCTCCGGCTCCCCGGCGGTCCCCGCCGAGCTCGGAGCGGCGACCGAGGTGCCGGTCGGCGGCGCGAAGCTGTTCCGGGAGAAGAAGCTCGTGGTCAGCTGCGCGGAGGCGGGCCAGTACAAGGCCTTCAGCGCCCAGTGCACCCACTCCGGCTGCGTACTGGACAAGATCGTCGAGGGCGAGGGCAACTGCCCCTGCCACGGCAGCCGCTTCGACGTGACCACGGGCAAGGTGCTGCGCGGCCCGGCCACCGACCCGCTGCCCGAGGTCCCGGTGAAGGTCGAGGCCGGCAAACTCGTCGCCGGCTGA
- a CDS encoding gluconeogenesis factor YvcK family protein translates to MTGRTMRLRRLRRLTTGKGEDGAVRTGLRRGEVPEVAAPKVVALGGGMGLSASLTALRRITGELTAVVTVADDGGSSGRLREELGVLPPGDLRKALAALCGDDDWGQTWARVIQHRFQSQGDLHEHAVGNLLIVALWEQLGDPVQALDLVGKLLGAQGRVLPMSAVPLELQALVKGHDPARPEDVDTVRGQATVALTPGEVLSVQVVPSDPPAVPEAVAAVLDADWVVLGPGSWFSSVIPHLLVPELLDALVETKARRVLSLNLAPQPGETEGFSPQRHLEVLARHAPKLALDVVLADQAAVPDRESLADAAKRFGAAVELAPVARLDGSPKHDPELLAAAYDRIFRMHGRIGPWR, encoded by the coding sequence GTGACCGGACGTACCATGCGGCTCCGCCGCCTGCGCCGGCTCACCACCGGCAAGGGCGAGGACGGCGCGGTCCGCACCGGCCTGCGCCGGGGGGAGGTCCCCGAGGTGGCCGCGCCCAAGGTCGTGGCGCTCGGCGGCGGCATGGGCCTCTCGGCCTCGCTGACCGCCCTGCGCCGGATCACGGGCGAGCTGACCGCCGTCGTCACGGTCGCCGACGACGGCGGCTCCAGCGGCAGGCTGCGCGAGGAGCTCGGCGTCCTGCCGCCCGGGGACCTGCGCAAGGCGCTGGCCGCGCTGTGCGGTGACGACGACTGGGGCCAGACCTGGGCGCGGGTCATCCAGCACCGCTTCCAGTCCCAGGGCGACCTGCACGAGCACGCCGTGGGCAACCTGCTGATCGTCGCGCTGTGGGAACAGCTCGGCGACCCCGTCCAGGCCCTGGACCTCGTCGGCAAGCTGCTCGGCGCCCAGGGCCGGGTGCTGCCGATGTCGGCGGTCCCGCTGGAGCTCCAGGCCCTGGTCAAGGGCCACGATCCGGCCCGTCCCGAGGACGTGGACACCGTACGGGGGCAGGCCACCGTGGCACTGACCCCCGGCGAGGTGCTCTCCGTACAGGTGGTGCCGAGCGACCCGCCGGCGGTGCCGGAAGCGGTCGCGGCGGTGCTCGACGCGGACTGGGTCGTGCTCGGTCCGGGGTCCTGGTTCTCGTCGGTGATTCCGCACCTGCTGGTGCCCGAATTGCTCGACGCGCTGGTCGAGACCAAGGCGAGAAGGGTGCTTTCGCTGAACCTCGCACCACAACCCGGAGAAACAGAGGGCTTCTCTCCGCAGCGTCATTTGGAGGTTTTGGCCCGACACGCCCCTAAACTCGCCCTGGACGTGGTGCTTGCCGATCAGGCTGCCGTGCCCGATCGCGAGTCCCTCGCCGATGCCGCAAAACGGTTCGGTGCCGCGGTCGAGCTGGCGCCGGTCGCCAGGCTGGACGGCTCTCCGAAGCACGATCCGGAGCTGCTGGCCGCCGCGTACGACCGTATTTTTCGGATGCATGGAAGGATCGGCCCATGGCGATGA
- a CDS encoding carbohydrate kinase family protein, with amino-acid sequence MIVVGGEALIDLVPVEGPPGALLPRPGGGPYNTAIALGRLGVRTAFCSRISTDGFGASLLDGLRTAGVDLSLVQRGPEPTTLAVPSLAPDGSAAYGFYVEGTADRLFRLPPALPEGVRALALGTCSLVLEPGASAYESLLRREAGRGLATLLDPNIRPALIADPAAYRARFLSWLPHVGVLKLSEEDAAWLGGRPGDWLAAGPSAVVLTRGAGGLTVWTREGAEHSVPARRVAVVDTIGAGDTVNAALLHRLAAGAGGPGPVDWPEVLSYAAAAAALTCTRAGAEPPYARELSAARPTP; translated from the coding sequence GTGATCGTCGTCGGTGGAGAAGCCCTGATCGACCTGGTGCCCGTCGAAGGGCCGCCGGGCGCCCTGCTGCCGCGGCCGGGCGGCGGACCGTACAACACCGCCATCGCGCTGGGCCGGCTCGGCGTGCGGACCGCCTTCTGCTCCCGGATCTCGACGGACGGCTTCGGCGCCTCGCTGCTCGACGGGCTGCGCACGGCCGGGGTGGACCTCTCCCTGGTCCAGCGCGGACCGGAGCCGACCACGCTGGCGGTGCCCTCGCTGGCCCCGGACGGCTCGGCGGCCTACGGGTTCTACGTCGAGGGCACGGCCGACCGGCTGTTCCGGCTGCCGCCCGCGCTCCCCGAGGGGGTACGGGCCCTCGCGCTCGGCACCTGCTCGCTGGTGCTGGAGCCGGGGGCCAGCGCCTACGAGTCCCTGCTGCGCCGGGAAGCCGGGCGCGGGCTGGCGACCCTGCTCGACCCCAACATCCGCCCGGCGCTGATCGCCGACCCGGCCGCCTACCGGGCCCGCTTCCTGTCCTGGCTGCCGCACGTCGGCGTGCTGAAGCTGTCGGAGGAGGACGCGGCGTGGCTGGGCGGCCGCCCCGGCGACTGGCTGGCGGCCGGGCCCTCGGCGGTGGTGCTCACCCGGGGCGCCGGCGGCCTGACGGTGTGGACGCGGGAGGGCGCGGAGCACTCGGTGCCCGCACGCCGGGTCGCGGTGGTGGACACCATCGGCGCGGGCGACACCGTGAACGCGGCCCTGCTGCACCGGCTGGCGGCCGGCGCGGGCGGCCCGGGCCCGGTGGACTGGCCCGAGGTGCTGTCCTATGCCGCCGCGGCGGCCGCGCTGACCTGCACCCGGGCCGGCGCGGAGCCTCCGTACGCCCGCGAGCTCAGCGCAGCGCGGCCCACACCGTAG
- a CDS encoding papain-like cysteine protease family protein, with protein MRHTTRRLTLAAFITALLSALLALPTAAATAADAAAGTGTTTAISSAAAAPAEATALASKRLNITMQAQQKTNWCWAAGGNTIATWFGRTYSQNQFCNAAFNRQQGYDCPNNQATLGNVQTGLRWAGINSGSYVNGWLQYSTVQTEINANRPIETRIQWSNGGGHMHVIYGYDTANSWVYWGDPWPSSDRYNWASHAWYVDNSTFSWTHSLYRIGA; from the coding sequence ATGCGCCACACGACCCGGCGGCTCACCCTGGCCGCCTTCATCACCGCCCTGCTCAGCGCCCTGCTCGCCTTGCCCACCGCTGCCGCCACCGCCGCCGATGCCGCCGCCGGTACGGGCACCACGACCGCCATCTCCTCCGCAGCAGCCGCACCCGCCGAGGCCACGGCCCTGGCCTCCAAGCGGCTGAACATCACCATGCAGGCCCAGCAGAAGACCAACTGGTGCTGGGCCGCCGGAGGCAACACCATCGCCACCTGGTTCGGCCGCACCTACAGCCAGAACCAGTTCTGCAACGCCGCCTTCAACCGCCAGCAGGGCTACGACTGCCCCAACAACCAGGCCACCCTCGGCAACGTGCAGACAGGCCTGCGCTGGGCCGGCATCAACTCCGGCTCCTACGTGAACGGCTGGCTCCAGTACTCCACCGTCCAGACCGAGATCAACGCCAACCGCCCGATCGAGACCCGCATCCAGTGGTCCAACGGCGGTGGCCACATGCACGTGATCTACGGCTACGACACGGCGAACAGCTGGGTGTACTGGGGAGACCCGTGGCCCTCCAGCGACCGCTACAACTGGGCCTCCCACGCCTGGTACGTGGACAACAGCACCTTCTCCTGGACCCACTCGCTCTACCGGATCGGGGCGTGA
- the uvrA gene encoding excinuclease ABC subunit UvrA: protein MTDRLIVRGAREHNLKNVSLDLPRDSLIVFTGLSGSGKSSLAFDTIFAEGQRRYVESLSSYARQFLGQMDKPDVDFIEGLSPAVSIDQKSTSRNPRSTVGTITEVYDYLRLLFARIGKPHCPECSRPISRQSPQAIVDKVLALPEGSRFQVLSPLVRERKGEFVDLFADLQTKGYSRARVDGETIQLSEPPSLKKQEKHTIEVVIDRLTVKDSAKRRLTDSVETALGLSGGMVILDFVDLAEDDPERERMYSEHLYCPYDDLSFEELEPRSFSFNSPFGACPECTGIGTRMEVDPELIVPDEDKSLDEGAVSPWSLGHTKDYFQRLVGALATELGFRTDIAWAGLPLRAKKALLYGHKTQIEVRYRNRYGRERAYTTAFEGAVPFVKRRHSESESDASRERFEGYMREVPCPTCQGTRLKPIVLAVTVMDRSIADVAAMSISECADFLGRLKLDARDKKIAERVLKEVNERLRFLVDVGLDYLSLNRAAGTLSGGEAQRIRLATQIGSGLVGVLYVLDEPSIGLHQRDNHRLIETLVRLRDMGNTLIVVEHDEDTIKVADWVVDIGPGAGEHGGKVVHSGSLKELLKNPESITGQYLSGKRSIPLPDVRRPVDPSRKLTVHGAKENNLRDIDVSFPLGVLTAVTGVSGSGKSTLVNDILYTHLARELNGARSVPGRHTRVDGDDLVDKVVHVDQSPIGRTPRSNPATYTGVFDHVRKLFAETMEAKVRGYLPGRFSFNVKGGRCENCSGDGTIKIEMNFLPDVYVPCEVCHGDRYNRETLEVHYKGKSIAEVLNMPIEEAAGFFEAVPTISRHLKTLNEVGLGYVRLGQSAPTLSGGEAQRVKLASELQKRSTGRTVYVLDEPTTGLHFEDISKLIKVLSGLVDKGNTVIVIEHNLDVVKTADWVVDMGPEGGYGGGLVVAEGTPEQVASVGASHTGKFLRDILGADRISDAAASEPARPVKKAAARKKAAAPAKKAAAPAAAKKATRARKA from the coding sequence GTGACCGACCGTCTCATCGTTCGTGGCGCTCGCGAGCACAACCTCAAGAACGTCTCTCTTGACCTGCCGCGCGACTCGCTCATCGTCTTCACCGGACTCTCGGGGTCGGGCAAGTCCTCCCTGGCCTTCGACACGATCTTCGCCGAGGGTCAGCGCCGCTACGTCGAGTCGCTGTCCTCCTACGCCCGCCAGTTCCTCGGGCAGATGGACAAGCCCGACGTCGACTTCATCGAGGGCCTCTCCCCGGCCGTCTCCATCGACCAGAAGTCCACCTCGCGCAACCCCCGCTCCACCGTCGGCACCATCACCGAGGTCTACGACTACCTCCGCCTGCTCTTCGCGCGCATCGGCAAGCCCCACTGCCCCGAGTGCAGCCGGCCGATCTCGCGGCAGTCGCCGCAGGCGATCGTCGACAAGGTGCTCGCCCTGCCCGAGGGCAGTCGCTTCCAGGTGCTCTCGCCGCTGGTGCGCGAGCGCAAGGGCGAGTTCGTCGACCTCTTCGCCGACCTCCAGACCAAGGGCTACAGCCGGGCCCGGGTGGACGGGGAGACGATCCAGCTCTCCGAGCCGCCCTCGCTGAAGAAGCAGGAGAAGCACACCATCGAGGTGGTCATCGACCGCCTCACCGTCAAGGACAGCGCCAAGCGCCGGCTGACGGACTCCGTGGAGACCGCCCTCGGGCTGTCCGGCGGCATGGTGATCCTGGACTTCGTCGACCTCGCGGAGGACGACCCCGAGCGTGAGCGGATGTACTCCGAGCACCTCTACTGCCCGTACGACGACCTCTCCTTCGAGGAGCTGGAGCCGCGCTCCTTCTCCTTCAACTCGCCCTTCGGCGCCTGCCCCGAGTGCACCGGCATCGGTACGCGCATGGAGGTGGACCCGGAGCTGATCGTCCCGGACGAGGACAAGTCCCTCGACGAGGGCGCGGTCTCGCCGTGGTCGCTCGGCCACACCAAGGACTACTTCCAGCGGCTGGTCGGCGCGCTCGCCACGGAGCTCGGCTTCCGCACCGACATCGCCTGGGCGGGGCTGCCGCTGCGGGCGAAGAAGGCCCTGCTGTACGGCCACAAGACGCAGATCGAGGTCCGCTACCGCAACCGGTACGGGCGCGAGCGGGCCTACACCACGGCCTTCGAGGGCGCGGTGCCGTTCGTGAAGCGCCGTCACTCGGAGTCCGAGAGCGACGCCAGCCGCGAGCGCTTCGAGGGCTACATGCGCGAGGTGCCGTGTCCCACCTGCCAGGGCACCCGGCTCAAGCCGATCGTGCTCGCGGTGACGGTGATGGACCGCTCGATCGCCGATGTCGCCGCGATGTCGATCAGCGAGTGCGCGGACTTCCTCGGGCGCCTCAAGCTCGACGCCCGCGACAAGAAGATCGCCGAGCGGGTCCTCAAGGAGGTCAACGAGCGGCTCCGCTTCCTCGTCGACGTCGGCCTGGACTACCTCTCGCTCAACCGCGCCGCCGGCACCCTCTCGGGCGGCGAGGCCCAGCGCATCCGCCTCGCCACGCAGATCGGCTCCGGCCTGGTGGGCGTGCTGTACGTGCTGGACGAGCCTTCGATCGGCCTGCACCAGCGGGACAACCACCGGCTGATCGAAACCCTCGTCCGGCTGCGCGACATGGGCAACACCCTCATCGTCGTCGAGCACGACGAGGACACCATCAAGGTGGCCGACTGGGTCGTCGACATCGGCCCGGGCGCCGGTGAGCACGGCGGCAAGGTCGTGCACAGCGGCTCGTTGAAGGAGCTGCTGAAGAACCCCGAGTCGATCACCGGCCAGTACCTCTCCGGCAAGCGGTCCATCCCGCTCCCGGACGTGCGCCGCCCCGTGGACCCCTCGCGCAAGCTCACGGTCCACGGCGCCAAGGAGAACAACCTGCGGGACATCGACGTGTCCTTCCCGCTGGGCGTGCTCACGGCGGTGACGGGGGTATCGGGCTCCGGCAAGTCCACGCTGGTCAACGACATCCTCTACACGCACCTGGCCCGCGAGCTCAACGGCGCGCGGTCGGTGCCGGGGCGGCACACGCGGGTGGACGGCGACGACCTCGTCGACAAGGTCGTGCACGTGGACCAGTCGCCGATCGGCCGGACCCCCCGGTCCAACCCGGCCACGTACACCGGTGTCTTCGACCACGTCCGCAAGCTCTTCGCGGAGACGATGGAGGCGAAGGTGCGCGGCTATCTGCCGGGCCGCTTCTCCTTCAACGTGAAGGGCGGCCGCTGCGAGAACTGCTCCGGCGACGGCACGATCAAGATCGAGATGAACTTCCTGCCGGACGTGTACGTCCCGTGCGAGGTCTGCCACGGCGACCGGTACAACCGGGAGACGCTGGAGGTCCACTACAAGGGCAAGTCCATCGCCGAGGTCCTGAACATGCCGATCGAGGAGGCCGCGGGCTTCTTCGAGGCGGTCCCGACGATCTCGCGGCACCTGAAGACGCTGAACGAGGTGGGGCTCGGGTACGTCCGCCTCGGCCAGTCGGCGCCGACGCTCTCGGGTGGTGAGGCGCAGCGCGTGAAGCTGGCCTCTGAGCTCCAGAAGCGCTCGACGGGGCGGACGGTGTACGTCCTGGACGAGCCGACGACGGGTCTGCACTTCGAGGACATCTCGAAGCTGATCAAGGTGCTGTCGGGGCTGGTCGACAAGGGCAACACGGTGATCGTCATCGAGCACAACCTCGATGTCGTCAAGACCGCCGACTGGGTCGTGGACATGGGTCCCGAGGGCGGGTATGGAGGCGGCCTCGTCGTCGCCGAGGGCACGCCGGAGCAGGTCGCCTCGGTGGGCGCGAGCCACACGGGCAAGTTCCTGCGGGACATCCTGGGCGCGGACCGCATCTCCGACGCCGCGGCCTCGGAGCCGGCCCGGCCGGTGAAGAAGGCGGCCGCGCGGAAGAAGGCGGCGGCTCCCGCCAAGAAGGCGGCGGCCCCGGCCGCCGCGAAGAAGGCGACGCGGGCCCGCAAGGCGTAG
- a CDS encoding NAD(P)-dependent oxidoreductase produces MKLTVFGATGGVGHEVVRQALEAGHEVTAVVRDPARLDVPAHERLRVAVVRDLSDEDALVPVLEGQEAVVSALGPTSNKQARLTPIAGPALRSIVSAMDRAGVSRLSAVSAAPLGPLTPQDGALTRVVVYPLLRRALRDVYADLTVMEAAIAASRTQWTVIRPPRLLDRPHTGTYRRAVDANVPGGKVIARADVADALLTTLSDPSTSGHTIGVAA; encoded by the coding sequence ATGAAACTCACGGTGTTCGGAGCCACGGGCGGGGTCGGCCACGAGGTGGTGCGGCAGGCGCTCGAAGCGGGTCACGAGGTGACGGCTGTCGTCCGCGACCCGGCGCGGCTGGACGTACCGGCGCACGAACGGCTGCGGGTGGCGGTGGTGCGGGACCTCTCCGACGAGGACGCGCTCGTTCCGGTGCTGGAGGGTCAGGAGGCGGTGGTCTCCGCGCTCGGCCCGACGAGCAACAAGCAGGCCAGGCTCACCCCGATCGCGGGACCGGCCCTGCGGTCGATCGTCTCCGCGATGGACCGGGCCGGGGTGAGCCGCCTGTCGGCGGTCAGCGCGGCGCCGCTGGGTCCGCTCACGCCGCAGGACGGGGCTCTCACCCGGGTCGTGGTGTACCCGCTGCTGCGCAGGGCGCTGCGGGACGTGTACGCGGACCTCACGGTCATGGAGGCGGCGATCGCCGCGAGCCGTACGCAGTGGACGGTGATCCGGCCGCCGCGGCTGCTGGACCGGCCGCACACGGGGACGTACCGGCGAGCGGTCGACGCCAACGTTCCGGGCGGCAAGGTGATCGCCCGGGCGGACGTCGCCGACGCCCTCCTGACCACCCTGTCCGACCCCTCGACGTCGGGCCACACCATCGGCGTCGCCGCGTAG
- the uvrC gene encoding excinuclease ABC subunit UvrC, whose product MADPSSYRPKPGQVPDSPGVYKFRDEHRRVIYVGKAKSLRQRLASYFQDLSGLHPRTATMVTTAASVEWTVVSTEVEALQLEYSWIKEFDPRFNVKYRDDKSYPSLAVTMNEDYPRVQVMRGPKKKGVRYFGPYGHAWAIRETVDLMLRVFPVRTCSAGVFKRSAQIGRPCLLGYIGKCSAPCVGRVTPEEHRELAEDFCDFMAGRTGTYLTRLEQQMHEAAEEMEYEKAARLRDDIGALRRAMEKNAVVLADATDADLFAVAEDELEAAVQIFHVRGGRVRGQRGWVTDKVEAVDTAGLVEHALQQLYGEEKGEAVPKEVLVPALPEDTPALSEWLAERRGSQVSLRIPQRGDKKALMETVHRNAQQSLALHKTKRAADLTTRSRALEEIAEALELDGAPLRIECFDISHLQGDDVVASMVVFEDGLARKGEYRRFQIKSFEGQDDVRSMHEVVSRRFRRYLQEKLKTGEWSPESPGAAAGGEVEQDTPEDDGRPRRFAYPPQLVVVDGGQPQVAAAKRALEELGIDDVAVCGLAKRLEEVWLPGEDDPVVLPRSSEGLYLLQRVRDEAHRFAIQYQRNKRGKRLKAGPLDEVPGLGESRRLALIKHFGSVKKLRQATIDQICEVPGIGRKTAETVAVALAQAVPAGPAVNTATGEIIEDETPASAGAASDRGTEQ is encoded by the coding sequence ATGGCCGACCCTTCCAGCTACCGCCCCAAGCCGGGACAGGTTCCCGACTCCCCGGGGGTCTACAAGTTCCGCGACGAGCACCGCCGGGTGATCTACGTCGGGAAGGCCAAGAGCCTGCGCCAACGGCTGGCCAGCTACTTCCAGGACCTCTCCGGGCTGCACCCGCGCACCGCCACCATGGTGACCACGGCCGCCTCCGTCGAGTGGACCGTGGTCTCCACCGAGGTGGAGGCGCTCCAGCTCGAATACTCCTGGATCAAGGAGTTCGACCCGCGGTTCAACGTCAAGTACCGGGACGACAAGAGCTACCCCTCCCTCGCCGTCACCATGAACGAGGACTACCCGCGGGTCCAGGTCATGCGCGGGCCCAAGAAGAAGGGCGTGCGCTACTTCGGCCCGTACGGGCACGCCTGGGCCATCCGCGAGACCGTCGACCTGATGCTCCGGGTCTTCCCCGTCCGCACCTGCTCCGCCGGGGTGTTCAAGCGGTCCGCCCAGATCGGCCGCCCCTGCCTGCTCGGCTACATCGGCAAGTGCTCCGCGCCCTGCGTCGGCCGGGTCACCCCCGAGGAGCACCGCGAACTCGCGGAGGACTTCTGCGACTTCATGGCCGGCCGCACCGGCACCTACCTCACCCGCCTCGAACAGCAGATGCACGAGGCCGCGGAGGAGATGGAGTACGAGAAGGCCGCCCGGCTGCGCGACGACATAGGGGCCCTGCGGCGGGCCATGGAGAAGAACGCGGTCGTGCTCGCCGACGCCACCGACGCCGACCTGTTCGCCGTCGCCGAGGACGAGCTCGAAGCGGCCGTGCAGATCTTCCACGTCCGCGGCGGCCGGGTCCGCGGCCAGCGCGGCTGGGTCACCGACAAGGTCGAGGCCGTCGACACCGCCGGGCTCGTCGAGCACGCCCTCCAGCAGCTGTACGGGGAGGAGAAGGGCGAGGCCGTCCCCAAGGAGGTGCTGGTCCCGGCCCTCCCCGAGGACACCCCGGCCCTGAGCGAGTGGCTCGCCGAGCGGCGCGGCTCTCAGGTGAGCCTGCGCATCCCGCAGCGCGGGGACAAGAAGGCGCTGATGGAGACCGTCCACCGCAACGCCCAGCAGTCCCTCGCCCTGCACAAGACCAAGCGCGCCGCCGACCTCACCACCCGCTCGCGGGCCCTGGAGGAGATCGCCGAGGCGCTGGAGCTGGACGGCGCGCCGCTGCGCATCGAGTGCTTCGACATCTCCCACCTGCAGGGCGACGACGTCGTGGCCTCCATGGTCGTCTTCGAGGACGGGCTGGCGCGCAAGGGCGAGTACCGGCGCTTCCAGATCAAGTCCTTCGAGGGGCAGGACGACGTCCGCTCCATGCACGAGGTGGTCTCCCGCCGCTTCCGCCGCTACCTCCAGGAGAAGCTGAAGACGGGGGAGTGGTCCCCCGAGTCCCCCGGGGCCGCCGCGGGCGGGGAAGTCGAACAGGACACGCCCGAGGACGACGGGCGCCCCAGGCGCTTCGCCTACCCGCCGCAGCTCGTCGTGGTCGACGGCGGGCAGCCCCAGGTGGCCGCCGCCAAGCGGGCCCTGGAGGAGCTGGGGATCGACGACGTCGCCGTGTGCGGCCTCGCCAAGCGCCTGGAGGAGGTCTGGCTGCCCGGGGAGGACGACCCGGTGGTGCTGCCCCGCAGCAGCGAGGGCCTGTACCTGCTCCAGCGGGTCCGTGACGAAGCCCACCGGTTCGCCATCCAGTACCAGCGCAACAAGCGGGGCAAGCGTCTGAAGGCCGGCCCCCTCGACGAGGTCCCCGGGCTCGGCGAGAGCCGCAGGCTGGCCCTGATCAAGCACTTCGGTTCGGTGAAAAAGCTGAGACAGGCGACAATCGATCAGATCTGCGAGGTCCCGGGCATAGGCCGCAAGACGGCCGAGACCGTGGCCGTGGCCCTCGCCCAGGCGGTTCCCGCCGGCCCCGCCGTCAATACGGCGACCGGCGAGATCATTGAGGATGAGACCCCCGCGTCCGCGGGAGCAGCATCCGATCGGGGGACCGAGCAATGA
- a CDS encoding TetR/AcrR family transcriptional regulator — MLTPKSSRSTPERLLDAAETLMRTAGLANATTKAIAREAGCSEAALYKYFANKEELFVRVLMERRPNAGAMMAALTGDPGEQPVEERLTEIARYASLFYAEAMPMFGSLFADPVLLTRHREGVRSIGAGPHVVLEALTGHLFRELERGRLRPDADPAAAAALLLGACFQRAFFLHFSGPDTVGPVEEFAPAVAATVWAALR, encoded by the coding sequence ATGCTCACCCCAAAGTCAAGCCGGTCCACCCCGGAGCGCCTGCTCGATGCCGCCGAGACCCTGATGCGCACCGCCGGTCTGGCCAACGCCACCACGAAGGCCATCGCCCGTGAGGCGGGCTGCTCGGAGGCCGCGCTCTACAAGTACTTCGCGAACAAGGAGGAGCTGTTCGTCCGCGTGCTGATGGAACGCCGCCCCAACGCCGGGGCGATGATGGCGGCGCTGACCGGCGACCCGGGGGAGCAGCCGGTCGAGGAGCGGCTGACCGAGATCGCCCGGTACGCCTCGCTCTTCTACGCCGAAGCCATGCCCATGTTCGGCTCGCTCTTCGCCGATCCCGTCCTGCTCACCCGCCACCGCGAGGGCGTACGGAGCATCGGCGCGGGTCCCCACGTGGTGCTGGAGGCCCTCACCGGCCACCTGTTCCGCGAGCTCGAACGCGGCCGGCTGCGCCCCGACGCCGACCCGGCCGCCGCCGCCGCGCTGCTGCTCGGCGCCTGCTTCCAGCGGGCCTTCTTCCTGCACTTCTCCGGGCCCGACACGGTCGGGCCGGTCGAGGAGTTCGCCCCCGCGGTGGCCGCTACGGTGTGGGCCGCGCTGCGCTGA
- the rapZ gene encoding RNase adapter RapZ, giving the protein MTERETRRDRGSEQDSGSDIASEYDRDGAQVSTGTTVEPGDTAEAAIPELVIISGMSGAGRSTAAKCLEDLGWFVVDNLPPALITTMVELGARSQGNVARIAVVVDVRGRQFFDALRESLADLETRGVTRRIVFLESSDDALVRRFESVRRPHPLQGDGRIVDGIAAERDLLRELRGDADLVIDTSSLNVHELRAKMDAQFAGDEEPELRATVMSFGYKYGLPVDADLVVDCRFIPNPHWVPELRPFTGLNEEVSGYVFSQPGAKEFLDRYTELLQLIATGYRREGKRYVTIAVGCTGGKHRSVAMSEKLAARLASEGVETVVVHRDMGRE; this is encoded by the coding sequence ATGACCGAGCGCGAAACCCGCCGCGACCGAGGATCCGAGCAGGATTCCGGAAGTGACATCGCATCCGAGTACGACCGAGACGGAGCACAGGTGAGTACGGGCACGACAGTGGAGCCCGGAGATACCGCCGAGGCGGCCATCCCCGAGCTGGTGATCATCTCCGGTATGTCCGGCGCCGGCCGCAGTACGGCGGCCAAGTGTCTGGAAGACCTCGGCTGGTTCGTCGTCGACAACCTCCCGCCCGCGCTGATCACCACCATGGTGGAACTCGGCGCCCGCTCGCAGGGCAACGTGGCGCGCATCGCCGTCGTCGTCGACGTCCGAGGCCGCCAGTTCTTCGACGCACTGCGCGAATCCCTCGCCGACCTGGAGACCCGCGGGGTCACCCGGCGGATCGTCTTCCTGGAATCCTCGGACGACGCCCTCGTCCGCCGCTTCGAGTCGGTCCGCCGCCCGCACCCGCTCCAGGGCGACGGACGCATCGTCGACGGCATCGCCGCCGAGCGCGACCTGCTGCGCGAGCTGCGCGGCGACGCCGACCTGGTCATCGACACCTCCAGCCTCAACGTGCACGAGCTGCGCGCCAAGATGGACGCCCAGTTCGCCGGCGACGAGGAGCCCGAGCTGCGGGCCACCGTCATGTCCTTCGGCTACAAGTACGGACTCCCCGTCGACGCCGACCTCGTCGTCGACTGCCGCTTCATCCCCAACCCGCACTGGGTCCCGGAGCTGCGCCCCTTCACCGGCCTGAACGAGGAGGTGTCGGGCTACGTCTTCAGCCAGCCCGGCGCCAAGGAGTTCCTCGACCGCTACACCGAGCTGCTCCAGCTCATCGCCACCGGCTACCGCCGCGAGGGCAAGCGGTACGTGACCATCGCGGTCGGCTGTACCGGCGGCAAGCACCGCAGTGTCGCCATGTCGGAGAAGCTCGCCGCCCGCCTCGCCTCCGAAGGAGTCGAGACCGTCGTCGTCCACAGGGACATGGGGCGCGAGTGA